A section of the Macaca thibetana thibetana isolate TM-01 chromosome 10, ASM2454274v1, whole genome shotgun sequence genome encodes:
- the MCTS2 gene encoding malignant T-cell-amplified sequence 2, with the protein MFKKFDEKESVSNCIQLKTSVIKGIKSQLVEQFPGIEPWLNQIMPKKDPVKIVRCHEHTEILTVSGELLFFRQRKGPFCPTLRLLHKYPFILPHQQVDKGAIKFVLGGANIMCPGLTSPGAKLYPAAVDTIVAVTAEGKQHALCVGVMKMSAEDIEKVNKGIGIENIHYLNDGLWHMKTYK; encoded by the coding sequence ATGTTCAAGAAGTTTGATGAAAAGGAAAGTGTGTCCAACTGCATCCAGTTGAAAACGTCAGTTATTAAGGGCATTAAGAGCCAACTGGTAGAGCAGTTTCCAGGTATTGAACCATGGCTTAATCAAATCATGCCTAAGAAAGATCCTGTCAAAATAGTACGATGCCACGAACATACAGAAATCCTTACCGTAAGTGGAGAATTACTGTTTTTTAGACAAAGAAAGGGGCCTTTTTGTCCAACTCTAAGATTGCTTCACAAATACCCTTTTATCCTGCCACACCAGCAGGTTGATAAAGGAGCTATCAAATTTGTACTCGGCGGCGCAAATATTATGTGTCCAGGTTTAACTTCTCCTGGAGCTAAGCTGTACCCTGCTGCGGTAGATACCATTGTAGCAGTCACAGCAGAAGGAAAACAGCATGCTCTGTGTGTTGGGGTCATGAAGATGTCTGCAGAAGACATTGAGAAAGTCAACAAAGGAATTGGCATTGAAAACATCCATTATTTAAATGATGGGCTGTGGCACATGAAGACATATAAATGA